A segment of the Populus nigra chromosome 12, ddPopNigr1.1, whole genome shotgun sequence genome:
ttgCATCATTACACTATTGAGTACCTGACCGGGGCTCGCACTCGCACTATCAGAAGTGCAGTTGAATTGCAGCCACAACCCAACTTTATGTTGCCAAGACTGGAACTCTCTTATGCCCGACAAAAGCTTGTCTTAGCGTATGATAATCATTCCTGTAATGTTCAAGTGCGAGACACAGTTGCCTTATAGCCTCCCGTTTCTCTTCTGCCCCTTCCAGGATTACAAATCTTTGCCTCTCAACTTCTTCCTCCAGatccttaacttttgatcttaACACATCCATTAGTTTTCGTGCCTCTTCAGCACCGGAAACCAGCTTCACATGCTCCATGTGTAACTGTTGCAAATGCCTATCCATTTGATCAATCCGTTCATCTCTTGAAGTTACCTCTGCTTTAAGAGCAATAACTTTAACATTAAGCTTATCTCTCTCAGATTTTAAAACATCAAGGCCTTTATCCATTTTTTCTATGTGATTGTCTCTCTCAGCAATGTCTTCCTTTAACTGCTGAATCTCACAATCAAGTCTTTGCTCCATTTCTGCTTTTTCAGCCTGGAACATCCTAATGTCATCCTCTAAAGAACGGCCACGTGATTCTTGCTCTTTCAGCTGCTCCTCCAAGCATGTCCTCTCCTCTATCAGTTTAGACATTTCAGCCTTAATCTGTGCTTTTTCTGGAAAAATCTTCTGCTCAGCATCAGAGACTGCTATTTTAAGATCTCTCACCTCATGATCCCGGTCTGAGAGACTACTTTTCAACCTGGAAATTCTTTCTTGCAGCTTGGAGACCTCCCTTTTTTCCGCGTTGAGCTTTTTTTTCAACGTATTTATCTCCTTGTGAGCCAATGCAAGCTCATCCTgcaaattattgattttatcagAGGGTCCATCACCCTCAAGTTGCCCTTTCAAAGTAGTAATTTCTTTCTCTGAAACCTCAAGTCTCTCATTAGCAATCCTAAGTTCTTCCATTAGCGACTGAATCTTAGCATTGGAGTCAAAAGTATCAGATTCTGACCCATCAATCCTTTCTTGAAGATGTGAAGCTTGATTTATCTCAGGTTCCAGCTCAGCCTCCCTTGTCATCGCCTTGCTCTCAGTGGACGATGCAAACTCAGACTGCAAACCTTCAGTGACCTCAGATGACCTATATTTTTTAAGCTCAATGTTCAATCTAGCAACCTCTTCTTCTGACACCTGTATTCTCTGATTTGCATTTGTCAGATCTCGCTCATACCCTGCAATTCTAGCAAGAATATCATCAAAATCCTCATTTCTCACTCCCCTAAATGAGCCATCAACACTCTCATCTTGCTGCGCCCGCAGCTTCTCTTTTGTTTCACGGAGCTCAATTTCTAAATCAATTATCTTCCTGGACAGTCCTTGGTCACCACTATTCCCTGATAGACTTGAGTAATTGTTGACTGAAGAATCATCAGATTCTGATTCTGAATCTGTCAAAGTGGATGATTCATCTCCTTCTTTCTGGTGATGATCGCTACTACCACCAGAACCCAGAAAGACTTCAAACCCAGCAGCTCGAGGGCCAGATTTATGACGGTTTAGTTTTTGTTCACGCGCAGGAGAAGGTGGTTCAGAGACAATATCAGAAATTCCGGAGCCCTGGGATTGAAGATCTGATGGAATACTCCTCCTTAATTCTCCTGTCACGTGATCATAACGTTCAGCCAGAGATCGATACATGCGGTAGAACTCCTCTACATGAGAAATTAGTTCTGGTCTCTTCTGATAATACATCTCAGCCTTTTTAACAAATGAATCTCCATCATCTTCAATTAGCTTCAGCATCCGCTTAACATTCTGGTCCATCTCTGCAGTAAAggattgttttcttgtttttactcTTGGCATTTTGGAAACGAAAATGATCACGGGAACTTACTGTTctgtaatttaaaatacaaagtttggaaaaaaatacTCCTGTTTCAAAAGCTTGGGGGTTATTGGAATTAACCATACCAATCACTCAAGGTATTCCCATATCGgaatcccaagaaaaaaatcattaggaGCAATTGGCTATAACTAGCAAACATTCTAACCACCATTCTCTTAGAGATGAAAAAATAGAGAGGCAGATCCCCAAATATAGGCACCAGACAAGACACGGTATTAGACATGcatattattaaacataaacaaGTGAACAGCAGCTCCTTATTGATATCTTCATGGATCAGGACAGCAACATCCAGAGAAAACACCTCGGTATCATAATTTATTGCATGtccttttaacttttaaaacaatgttTATATTGTCTTTGGGAAGCATTATACTTAAATGTGTGATTTAGAAAACGTGGCAAGGCACCACCATTTGGTTCCGTCTCTTTTATACATGTAATGCATGTGACATTTCTGCACTACCAACAAAAGGGACAGTGAGAAATTAGTTGCTCACCCTCAAGATTATCAATAAGCCACTTGGAATTTTTCGGACTGATATGACTATCCCACCACCACGAATGCGATTTTCTTGATTGcgatctcttaaaattcttagacgGAACCTGAAATAGGAAGCGCATAATCAAGAGTACGAGTTACAAGACCAACTTGAGGAAGATTCAGTGGAACAGATGGCAAAGGAACTCCATAACAACACTGAAGTTGAACACTATCATATGTGAGCATACATAGGGAGTATGAATCACAGAATTCAGATCATGACATGGAATTGCAGGTTGCAAACCACTTTTGACATTGTGAAAGCAACTACAATTAATGTCAGCATGGCAGAATAACATATTGAAGAGAATCATGGAATCTAATAGGAGAAAGAGTGAACAGATTTTAATCAACATGAACAGAAATTAAGGCacaaattgaataagaaaatcatttcTTACCATAGAAGAAGCCATTTAGTGCGTTCGAGGAAAAACGCAGGTCCAATCCAATGAACGTAAAAAGCCGATGTTGTATTGTTAACTAACCTGCCACGCAATTACAAAGACAGCTATTACATGGTGAACAAACCTAGCAACTACTtgctaaaataacaaaacagtcatttaaaagaaagacaaaagTTTCCTCCAATGGTGTCCATTGCATGAGACAGAGACGCCCATCTACTTGTTAAAATAAAGCCAAAAGCACAGTCCTTCCACAAGAGTCAAGAGAGAAGTGGTTGCTAAAAATTGCCCGTCCTCTAACTAGCTTtgaagtaaacaaaacaaataacatcacTTCAtctatatgtatgtatatatgtgtGTTGATGAAATTCTGAGACAGTCGCCGCCACCGCCACCGGCCAAACATGTCCAATATAATATTGATAAGATCCAAAAATGGGTCCACATGCATATCGGTGAAGAAGGGCGGGCCCCATTGAAGGAAGGTGGAGATTGATTGATGGATTAACTCACTCACACGCGCATGGAAAGCGCGGGTGACAAACCAGTTCCTCGAAAAGctcaaaaaaagaataaatatcttgaaataataaaaacaattaatataagCCGCGGGAAACACAACTGTCCAAACAAGAAGTCCAGCTACCTCCACGACTCCTTTGTCTTGAACAAAATCACTAAAATctgtataattaattaactaatccCTTAAATTGACCGCTACTCATCTAAAGTTTCTAAATGAACTAAATCACAATTACCAGAATCGAAATTTCTTATTTCAGTTAcataaagaaatgttttttttaccaaaaatatCTGTCTTATGATCATTCGAGAACTATTACATGTTGATTTTCAGTCCTTTAAAGGGATCAAGATCAAACCTTTATcccttttcttaaaaatatgaaaagattgaatttttacAGTTGCATTTGATTTCAGttacgggaaaaaaaaatcagctgcTCTTAGAATCAAAAGGGTCACTGGATTTTAATGAAAGAAACTaataattctcaataaaatatcaaattcaacaattaatCTAGAAGCAGGCAGCACAACAGCCACTATAATACATCATAACACAAATCAGCTTATGcaatgaaagaaaaacagaaataaaacaaagaataatcaATTAAAGCAGCTACAAGAAAGAGAGAGCTTACAGGAGAGAAGAGGGGAGAACAAGGAGGAAAGCAAGATGCTTTCTTGTTTGTTGTTATCGGAAATGGCAGGGATGGTAAGTAGTGGTGGATGATCAGtttcaaaagaaagaaggaaagaaataatAGAGACAAATCTGATGAAATTGTATGGTCACTGACAAGAACCACAGGCCCCCacagcgagagagagagagagagagagagagagagagagagagagagttattaCACCATTACAGTGGTGGAAGAAAACGGGAAATGATGGCTACCTTTATAAATCTGGTTTCCCACATGGATTTCCATAAAAGTCAATACACTTTTGCTACACATGGGAtggaatataattattaattaatgctattaatttttcattgtctattaaatttgaattcatCATGCCTATGTATTTTGAGAAATTCCAATCATTCtttccaaaattaaattaaaaaaataaataaatgatacaATACCGATTAGTAGTATCTGTGCATCAATtttaat
Coding sequences within it:
- the LOC133670023 gene encoding protein NETWORKED 4B, with product MASSMVPSKNFKRSQSRKSHSWWWDSHISPKNSKWLIDNLEEMDQNVKRMLKLIEDDGDSFVKKAEMYYQKRPELISHVEEFYRMYRSLAERYDHVTGELRRSIPSDLQSQGSGISDIVSEPPSPAREQKLNRHKSGPRAAGFEVFLGSGGSSDHHQKEGDESSTLTDSESESDDSSVNNYSSLSGNSGDQGLSRKIIDLEIELRETKEKLRAQQDESVDGSFRGVRNEDFDDILARIAGYERDLTNANQRIQVSEEEVARLNIELKKYRSSEVTEGLQSEFASSTESKAMTREAELEPEINQASHLQERIDGSESDTFDSNAKIQSLMEELRIANERLEVSEKEITTLKGQLEGDGPSDKINNLQDELALAHKEINTLKKKLNAEKREVSKLQERISRLKSSLSDRDHEVRDLKIAVSDAEQKIFPEKAQIKAEMSKLIEERTCLEEQLKEQESRGRSLEDDIRMFQAEKAEMEQRLDCEIQQLKEDIAERDNHIEKMDKGLDVLKSERDKLNVKVIALKAEVTSRDERIDQMDRHLQQLHMEHVKLVSGAEEARKLMDVLRSKVKDLEEEVERQRFVILEGAEEKREAIRQLCLALEHYRNDYHTLRQAFVGHKRVPVLAT